Proteins co-encoded in one Siniperca chuatsi isolate FFG_IHB_CAS linkage group LG11, ASM2008510v1, whole genome shotgun sequence genomic window:
- the pyroxd2 gene encoding pyridine nucleotide-disulfide oxidoreductase domain-containing protein 2 isoform X1, with the protein MAAAVWTGRGRRAVTAVGTVTRSRSSHAALKSQYDALVIGGGHNGLVAAAYLQKGGLKTAVLERRHLLGGAAVSEEIFPGFVFSRCSYLLSLLRPHIYADLELKKHGLKVYMRDPHAFTPMLEEGVRGAPPKSLTLGSDLAMNQMEIGKFSQKDAKAFPDFVAHLEKLAGAIHPLLDSPPVDIPGVTTGSLRKRLAAAKTLMPIVRCGLKLGTNIPDFYEIITAPIMKILNRWFESEPLRATLATDAVIGAMTSPSNPGSGYVLLHHVMGELEKEKGSWGYVEGGMGCVSQAIASSARSYGVDIFTEKDVGQVLVGSDGAAKGVVLKDGTEIHSKVVLSNATPYVTFKNLTPQAALPPEFIKAVDQIDYTSPVTKINVAVDKLPNFLASPTPDDKPGPHHQCSIHLNCESVEVLETAYKEAMNGRPSARPMLEMTIPSVLDPTLAPPGCHVVSLFTQFTPYYIEGREWTNQDREAFADTAFDWVEQYAPGFKKSVVGRDILAPPDLERIFCLTGGNIFHGSMSLDQLYLARPLPSLSDYRSPIKGLYMCGSGCHPGGGVMGSPGWNAALTVMADLKRH; encoded by the exons ATGGCTGCAGCGGTGTGGACTGGCCGCGGACGGAGGGCTGTGACTGCTGTGGGGACAGTGACTAGATCCAGATCCAGTCACGCCGCTTTGAAATCCCAGTATGACGCGCTGGTCATCGGAGGAG GACACAATGGACTGGTGGCA gctgCCTATCTTCAGAAGGGAGGACTGAAGACAGCTGTGCTGGAGCGCAGACATCTGCTGGGAGGAGCAGCTGTTTCAGAGGAAATCTTTCCTG GTTTCGTCTTCTCCAGGTGTTCCTATTTGCTCAGTTTATTAAGACCCCACATATATGCAGACTTGGAGCTCAAG AAACATGGGCTGAAGGTGTATATGAGGGATCCCCATGCTTTCACCCCCATGTTGGAGGAGGGGGTGAGAGGTGCACCACCAAAGTCTCTCACCCTGGGCTCAGATTTGGCCATGAACCAGATGGAGATCGGCAAGTTCTCACAGAAGGATGCTAAG GCTTTTCCAGATTTTGTTGCACACCTTGAGAAGCTTGCAGGAGCTATCCACCCTCTTCTAGATTCCCCTCCTGTAGACATCCCAGGTGTTACCACTGGATCACTGAGGAAGAGGCTCGCTGCAGCTAAAACCCTGATGCCTATTGTCAGATGTG gtCTGAAACTGGGCACAAACATTCCAGACTTTTATGAGATTATAACTGCACCAATAATGAAG ATCCTCAATCGGTGGTTTGAGTCAGAGCCACTGAGAGCAACGCTGGCTACTGATGCTGTGATAGGAGCCATGACCAGTCCAAGTAATCCGGGTAGTGG GTATGTGCTCTTGCACCATGTGATGGGAGAGTTGGAGAAGGAGAAGGGATCGTGGGGTTATGTGGAGGGAGGCATGGGATGTGTGTCTCAGGCTATTGCTAGCTCTGCTCGATCCTATGGTGTAGACATTTTCACTGAGAAG GATGTAGGACAGGTCCTGGTTGGATCAGATGGTGCTGCGAAGGGAGTGGTGCTAAAGGATGGCACAGAGATCCACAGTAAAGTTGTTTTATCTAATGCCACCCCATATGTTACCTTCAAGAACCTCACGCCACAG GCTGCCCTTCCTCCAGAGTTCATCAAAGCCGTAGATCAGATAGACTACACCTCGCCAGTTACCAAGATCAATG TGGCAGTGGACAAGCTACCAAACTTCCTAGCATCTCCCACACCAGATGATAAACCTGGACCCCACCATCAGTGCTCCATTCACCTCAACTGTGAAAGCGTGGAGGTACTGGAGACTGCATACAAAGAGGCTATGAACGGGCGTCCCTCAGCAAG GCCCATGCTGGAGATGACCATCCCCTCTGTGTTGGATCCTACTCTGGCTCCCCCTGGCTGCCACGTGGTGTCACTGTTCACCCAATTCACCCCCTACTACATAGAAGGCAGGGAGTGGACTAACCAGGACAGAGAGGCCTTCGCAGACACTG cATTTGACTGGGTGGAACAATACGCCCCTGGGTTCAAAAAGTCTGTGGTGGGCAGGGACATCCTGGCGCCGCCTGACCTGGAGAGGATCTTTTGCCTGACTGGAGgg AATATCTTCCATGGATCAATgtcactggaccagctctaccTAGCACGACCTTTGCCCTCTCTCTCAGACTACCGTTCACCAATTAAAGGGCTGTATATGTGTGGCAGCGGCTGTCATCCAG gtGGTGGTGTGATGGGTTCTCCCGGCTGGAACGCAGCActcactgtcatggctgacCTGAAACGTCACTGA
- the pyroxd2 gene encoding pyridine nucleotide-disulfide oxidoreductase domain-containing protein 2 isoform X2, whose amino-acid sequence MRDPHAFTPMLEEGVRGAPPKSLTLGSDLAMNQMEIGKFSQKDAKAFPDFVAHLEKLAGAIHPLLDSPPVDIPGVTTGSLRKRLAAAKTLMPIVRCGLKLGTNIPDFYEIITAPIMKILNRWFESEPLRATLATDAVIGAMTSPSNPGSGYVLLHHVMGELEKEKGSWGYVEGGMGCVSQAIASSARSYGVDIFTEKDVGQVLVGSDGAAKGVVLKDGTEIHSKVVLSNATPYVTFKNLTPQAALPPEFIKAVDQIDYTSPVTKINVAVDKLPNFLASPTPDDKPGPHHQCSIHLNCESVEVLETAYKEAMNGRPSARPMLEMTIPSVLDPTLAPPGCHVVSLFTQFTPYYIEGREWTNQDREAFADTAFDWVEQYAPGFKKSVVGRDILAPPDLERIFCLTGGNIFHGSMSLDQLYLARPLPSLSDYRSPIKGLYMCGSGCHPGGGVMGSPGWNAALTVMADLKRH is encoded by the exons ATGAGGGATCCCCATGCTTTCACCCCCATGTTGGAGGAGGGGGTGAGAGGTGCACCACCAAAGTCTCTCACCCTGGGCTCAGATTTGGCCATGAACCAGATGGAGATCGGCAAGTTCTCACAGAAGGATGCTAAG GCTTTTCCAGATTTTGTTGCACACCTTGAGAAGCTTGCAGGAGCTATCCACCCTCTTCTAGATTCCCCTCCTGTAGACATCCCAGGTGTTACCACTGGATCACTGAGGAAGAGGCTCGCTGCAGCTAAAACCCTGATGCCTATTGTCAGATGTG gtCTGAAACTGGGCACAAACATTCCAGACTTTTATGAGATTATAACTGCACCAATAATGAAG ATCCTCAATCGGTGGTTTGAGTCAGAGCCACTGAGAGCAACGCTGGCTACTGATGCTGTGATAGGAGCCATGACCAGTCCAAGTAATCCGGGTAGTGG GTATGTGCTCTTGCACCATGTGATGGGAGAGTTGGAGAAGGAGAAGGGATCGTGGGGTTATGTGGAGGGAGGCATGGGATGTGTGTCTCAGGCTATTGCTAGCTCTGCTCGATCCTATGGTGTAGACATTTTCACTGAGAAG GATGTAGGACAGGTCCTGGTTGGATCAGATGGTGCTGCGAAGGGAGTGGTGCTAAAGGATGGCACAGAGATCCACAGTAAAGTTGTTTTATCTAATGCCACCCCATATGTTACCTTCAAGAACCTCACGCCACAG GCTGCCCTTCCTCCAGAGTTCATCAAAGCCGTAGATCAGATAGACTACACCTCGCCAGTTACCAAGATCAATG TGGCAGTGGACAAGCTACCAAACTTCCTAGCATCTCCCACACCAGATGATAAACCTGGACCCCACCATCAGTGCTCCATTCACCTCAACTGTGAAAGCGTGGAGGTACTGGAGACTGCATACAAAGAGGCTATGAACGGGCGTCCCTCAGCAAG GCCCATGCTGGAGATGACCATCCCCTCTGTGTTGGATCCTACTCTGGCTCCCCCTGGCTGCCACGTGGTGTCACTGTTCACCCAATTCACCCCCTACTACATAGAAGGCAGGGAGTGGACTAACCAGGACAGAGAGGCCTTCGCAGACACTG cATTTGACTGGGTGGAACAATACGCCCCTGGGTTCAAAAAGTCTGTGGTGGGCAGGGACATCCTGGCGCCGCCTGACCTGGAGAGGATCTTTTGCCTGACTGGAGgg AATATCTTCCATGGATCAATgtcactggaccagctctaccTAGCACGACCTTTGCCCTCTCTCTCAGACTACCGTTCACCAATTAAAGGGCTGTATATGTGTGGCAGCGGCTGTCATCCAG gtGGTGGTGTGATGGGTTCTCCCGGCTGGAACGCAGCActcactgtcatggctgacCTGAAACGTCACTGA
- the zgc:123010 gene encoding tetratricopeptide repeat protein 31 isoform X2, with protein sequence MVALMKFTRDICRLLGLGSGTPVQQQEEQMDCGAATDPSDDTTLSQHAINGEEDLSEEEKVRQRAERRKAKRKDDEDEDGGAESELDESESEAEVGAEEEKQGVQKEEDVATPLMTPSGIKGHEKTQARSAEEEPEWDVSSAFFANAASHIKPKGSSRKSKENNENEARREPNGTDTMTKKSASLTEKGIKLVQEGQYAQAVNMFTEAIKCDPKDYRFFGNRSYCYYCLEQYPQALADAERSIQLAPDWPKGHFRKGSALMGMKRYSEAEKGMEQVLKLDKDCEEAVNDLFNCKVLQLMELGFEEMQSVLLLEKFSTVQAVLASCSDAARAGSQDPSVVQPGSPCPSLWVGNVTTELTEKHLWDLFKMYGEIESIRVLHERYCAFVNFKNANMAACAMEKLNGYCIENTRLVVRYPDRRTPRVLPIPLKTCLPVTQQAGAAAGPRRRGPVNGDECYFWRTTGCHFGDKCRYKHIPDQKGKDRKPWQP encoded by the exons ATGGTTGCGCTCATGAAATTCACCAGAGATATATGCAGGCTGTTGGGACTCGGGAGTG GTACCCCTgtccagcagcaggaggagcagatgGACTGTGGTGCTGCAACTGACCCAAGTGATGATACCACTTTGTCACAG caTGCAATAAATGGAGAGGAGGATTtgagtgaggaggagaaggtCAGACAGAGGGCAGAGCGACGCAAAGCCAAGAGGAAG GATGATGAAGACGAGGATGGTGGTGCAGAGTCTGAACTGGATGAGAGCGAGTCAGAAGCAGAAGTTGGTGCTGAAGAGGAGAAACAAGGAGTGCAAAAAGAGGAGGACGTTGCCACTCCACTCATGACGCCTTCAGGAATCAAAGGACATGAGAAGACACAAGCCAGATCCGCTGAAGAG GAGCCAGAGTGGGATGTGAGCAGTGCCTTCTTTGCTAATGCTGCTAGCCATATCAAACCCAAAGGATCAAGTCGCAAGTCCAAAGAGAACAATGAGAATGAGGCCAGGAGAGAG CCAAATGGAACTGACACCATGACCAAGAAAAGCGCATCACTAACAG AAAAAGGGATTAAGCTGGTGCAAGAGGGGCAGTACGCACAAGCAGTCAATATGTTTACAGAAGCCATCAAATGTGATCCAAAGGATTACAG GTTCTTTGGGAATCGTTCGTATTGCTATTACTGCTTGGAGCAGTACCCTCAGGCCCTGGCAGATGCTGAACGCTCCATTCAGCTGGCCCCAGACTGGCCCAAAGGACACTTCCGCAAGGGAAGTGCTCTCATGGGCATGAAG CGGTACAGTGAGGCAGAGAAGGGTATGGAGCAGGTGCTGAAACTGGACAAAGACTGTGAGGAGGCTGTCAATGACCTCTTTAATTGCAAAGTGCTGCAGTTAATG GAGCTTGGTTTTGAAGAAATGCAAAGTGTCCTACTGCTGGAGAAATTTTCAACTGTGCAGGCTGTTCTGGCATCTTGTTCTGATGCTGCCAGAG CTGGGAGCCAAGATCCATCAGTTGTACAACCGGG aaGCCCTTGCCCATCTCTGTGGGTGGGAAATGTGACGACTGAGCTTACTGAGAAACACCTATgggacctttttaaaat GTATGGTGAGATAGAGAGTATCCGTGTGCTACATGAGAGATATTGTGCCTTTGTCAACTTCAAGAATGCAAACATGGCAGCTTGTGCCATGGAGAAACTAAAT GGTTATTGTATTGAGAACACACGTTTAGTGGTGCGCTATCCTGACCGTCGCACTCCGAGGGTCCTTCCCATTCCACTTAAGACCTGTCTCCCTGTCACACAGCAGGCAGGGGCAGCTGCTGG GCCTCGACGACGTGGCCCAGTGAACGGAGACGAGTGTTACTTCTGGAGAACCACTGGCTGCCATTTTGGAGACAAATGTCGCTACAAACACATTCCTGATCAGAAAGGCAAGGACAGGAAGCCCTGGCAGCCTTGA
- the zgc:123010 gene encoding tetratricopeptide repeat protein 31 isoform X1: MVALMKFTRDICRLLGLGSGTPVQQQEEQMDCGAATDPSDDTTLSQHAINGEEDLSEEEKVRQRAERRKAKRKRRRKRKKQEQVKQNESAERDDEDEDGGAESELDESESEAEVGAEEEKQGVQKEEDVATPLMTPSGIKGHEKTQARSAEEEPEWDVSSAFFANAASHIKPKGSSRKSKENNENEARREPNGTDTMTKKSASLTEKGIKLVQEGQYAQAVNMFTEAIKCDPKDYRFFGNRSYCYYCLEQYPQALADAERSIQLAPDWPKGHFRKGSALMGMKRYSEAEKGMEQVLKLDKDCEEAVNDLFNCKVLQLMELGFEEMQSVLLLEKFSTVQAVLASCSDAARAGSQDPSVVQPGSPCPSLWVGNVTTELTEKHLWDLFKMYGEIESIRVLHERYCAFVNFKNANMAACAMEKLNGYCIENTRLVVRYPDRRTPRVLPIPLKTCLPVTQQAGAAAGPRRRGPVNGDECYFWRTTGCHFGDKCRYKHIPDQKGKDRKPWQP, encoded by the exons ATGGTTGCGCTCATGAAATTCACCAGAGATATATGCAGGCTGTTGGGACTCGGGAGTG GTACCCCTgtccagcagcaggaggagcagatgGACTGTGGTGCTGCAACTGACCCAAGTGATGATACCACTTTGTCACAG caTGCAATAAATGGAGAGGAGGATTtgagtgaggaggagaaggtCAGACAGAGGGCAGAGCGACGCAAAGCCAAGAGGAAG CGCCGTCGAAAACGTAAGAAGCAGGAGCAGGTTAAGCAAAATGAGAGTGCTGAACGG GATGATGAAGACGAGGATGGTGGTGCAGAGTCTGAACTGGATGAGAGCGAGTCAGAAGCAGAAGTTGGTGCTGAAGAGGAGAAACAAGGAGTGCAAAAAGAGGAGGACGTTGCCACTCCACTCATGACGCCTTCAGGAATCAAAGGACATGAGAAGACACAAGCCAGATCCGCTGAAGAG GAGCCAGAGTGGGATGTGAGCAGTGCCTTCTTTGCTAATGCTGCTAGCCATATCAAACCCAAAGGATCAAGTCGCAAGTCCAAAGAGAACAATGAGAATGAGGCCAGGAGAGAG CCAAATGGAACTGACACCATGACCAAGAAAAGCGCATCACTAACAG AAAAAGGGATTAAGCTGGTGCAAGAGGGGCAGTACGCACAAGCAGTCAATATGTTTACAGAAGCCATCAAATGTGATCCAAAGGATTACAG GTTCTTTGGGAATCGTTCGTATTGCTATTACTGCTTGGAGCAGTACCCTCAGGCCCTGGCAGATGCTGAACGCTCCATTCAGCTGGCCCCAGACTGGCCCAAAGGACACTTCCGCAAGGGAAGTGCTCTCATGGGCATGAAG CGGTACAGTGAGGCAGAGAAGGGTATGGAGCAGGTGCTGAAACTGGACAAAGACTGTGAGGAGGCTGTCAATGACCTCTTTAATTGCAAAGTGCTGCAGTTAATG GAGCTTGGTTTTGAAGAAATGCAAAGTGTCCTACTGCTGGAGAAATTTTCAACTGTGCAGGCTGTTCTGGCATCTTGTTCTGATGCTGCCAGAG CTGGGAGCCAAGATCCATCAGTTGTACAACCGGG aaGCCCTTGCCCATCTCTGTGGGTGGGAAATGTGACGACTGAGCTTACTGAGAAACACCTATgggacctttttaaaat GTATGGTGAGATAGAGAGTATCCGTGTGCTACATGAGAGATATTGTGCCTTTGTCAACTTCAAGAATGCAAACATGGCAGCTTGTGCCATGGAGAAACTAAAT GGTTATTGTATTGAGAACACACGTTTAGTGGTGCGCTATCCTGACCGTCGCACTCCGAGGGTCCTTCCCATTCCACTTAAGACCTGTCTCCCTGTCACACAGCAGGCAGGGGCAGCTGCTGG GCCTCGACGACGTGGCCCAGTGAACGGAGACGAGTGTTACTTCTGGAGAACCACTGGCTGCCATTTTGGAGACAAATGTCGCTACAAACACATTCCTGATCAGAAAGGCAAGGACAGGAAGCCCTGGCAGCCTTGA